The Longimicrobiaceae bacterium sequence CGCCGCATACGCAGCCGCAGGATGCGCCCCTCGACCTCGAGCTCCACCGCCTCCTCCGTCTCCTGCGAGCGCCAGAAGCGGTCGAGCGCCTCCCCCACCGCCCGCAGAGGAGCCGAGGTGCGCGGCAGAGGCTGGCCGACTTCGAGCGGTGCGCCCAGGATCTCGGCCGCCCTCGGGTTGACCATCTCCACATCGGCATCGGCGTCCAGCGCGAGCACACCTGTCGCCGCTTCGGCGACGATCGTCTCGGTTCGCCGCGTCTCGCGAATCAGAGCCGCTCGAGCGCTGCGGAGACGCGTCGCCATGCGGTTGAACGAGCGGTAGACGCTGCCGAACTCGTCGGGGCGGCTCTCCGGCAGCTGCACTTGGAGGTTGCCCGAACCGATGGTGGCCGCCGCCTGACTGAGCTCGTCGATGGGTCGGGTGAGCGCCCGCCCCACGAGCAGGGAGAGGAACACTGAGAGCGCCGCGCCCACCAGCGACAGCAGCAGCGCGATGTCGCGGAACTGGGTCTGGCGCCGCGCGATGTCATCACGCGCAAGCGCGATGGGCGCCGCCAGCACGACGTCACCTTCCAGGCGACGGTAGCCCACCAGGTACTCGTTCTGACCCAGCCGGCGGCGGTCGACCTCCTCGAGGTCGTCGCCTCCCGCGAACGCCAGGTAGACCGAGGGCGGCAGCCAGGTGTCGAAGAGCCCCAGCTCGAGGATCTCCGGCGCCGGGGCCACCTCCAGCGTGCCGCGACGATACAGAAGGAGGTCCGCACCCACCTCCTCCACCACGTTCCACAGCGGAGTCCCCGGGGAGATCTCGTCGACCGTCTGCTCCAGGGTGCTGCGCGCGAACGCTTCGGCGGAGAGGATCACCTCCCGCGCCACCGCGCTGTACGCCACAGCGCTGAAGATTCCCGCGGGAAGCAGGAAGAAGGCGAACAGCGTGAGCGTGAGACGGCTGCGGAAGGAGCGCAGCCGCTCGGGCCGCAGAACGGGAAGGTCTCCCAGGTCGCGGGATATCAGGCGCGCGGTCAGCCACATCAGGAAGAGCACGCCGAGCAGCGCGGTGGTCAGGAGCACACCGCGGATCAGGAGCATCGGCAGGGAGGAGGTCCGCACTACCAGGTGCGCGTGCATCCAGCCCGACGGGTACCGCGCGGGGGCCTCGCTCCGCCACCCGTTCTCGGTCGGATGCCACTCGACCCGCCTTCGCGAAGCATCCTCGGCCACGAGGCTGTCGGCGGCAGGGGTGTCGCTCGGGACCAGATACAGCGACGAAACCGCCGCGCCGGGCTCGCTGCCTCCCTCCTGGTGGAGGAACCGCGCAAGCGCCGTCGCCCCGGCAAGCCGGCTGCGCGGGGGCACCGCCACGGACAGCGTCCGCCCGCCGGGGAGCGGAACGAGGAGGAGGTAATGCAGCCCCTCCACGCGGGTGTGCAGCTGAACGACGGGGGCATCCAACCCACGGTGGCGCTCCACCATCATGCGCACCACGGAGGGCAGGGTGTCGGTGAGTTGCGTCAGCCGCAGCTCGTTCAGGGCCGTCCCATTCTGCCAGATGGTGAGGCGCGCCTCGTACCCCTCTTCCGCCAGCCGGCTTTCGATCCAGCTGTGATAGAGAAGATTGACCCCCGTTTCTCCTTCCGCCGCGAAGTCCTGTGCCTTCTCCGCGAAAACGCGGAGCCGGAAATCGAGATACGGGTTGGCCTCGGTGCCGAGTCGGGAGAGCTCGCGCTCCTCCGCGTTGCGGAGCTTGGCCTCCACGTGCCAGGTCCAGAGCGTCGGCAGCACGCAACTCGACGCGACCAGTCCAGCCACAAGCCACGCCCTGAGAGGGCGATAGCGCGCAGACAGGTGTGGCAGAGCGAGGGCGAACGCGACGTAGGGTAGTGCCCAGAGCGAGCTCCACAGGGCGGATGGGCTCTGCGGCCCTGCCCGGAGCGCCAGCACGACCGCGAGTGCCGCGCATGCAGCAACTCCAGCGATCAGCAGCGTCGCGGGACGCACCCTGGAGAGATGTCGCCTGCGTGAATGCAGGAGCAGCAGGAAGAGCGGCAGGGAGGTCAGCAGGACCCCGGCGAGCTGCAGATAGAAACCGCCGGCGGGTCGCGCGGCGAGGATCGCGCCGGTCGAAACGCGCAGAAGCCGAAGCACGGCGGGCA is a genomic window containing:
- a CDS encoding ATP-binding protein → MTTRLGGGDAAARAQATGHPNPREILGWIGGWGCVLAVSFWLSQLSLFALLAGALGAAAWTWSVRGEGRRRWIIVAALWLATVVGFSVHLRLREVATRWPELQREIEARAARALNMELDGLVTHGDRAVAALSRELQAGEIADSTRLFSRLELIRRAENLSALAIFDRRGVSVAWAGEHRGQIPVAVQRGSSPYVFYEGPLFSYLYFVYPLRDGGTAVAAVLLEASLETEGGETPFAARFEERHGVLPVFTYPNRAVCPSIWDWSLDRAILSACFTALSQSYWWSRVQERGRWEVAGFLLLAMGLLALRWYRRRMPYPGLPVGLITVALLMMPLGPMSRTETLFSPSQFVLPRLPWDVSLGVLLLVLTSGSIWLLTRAGGGRFRRFRIPWWGQAIAVAILLPAVLRLLRVSTGAILAARPAGGFYLQLAGVLLTSLPLFLLLLHSRRRHLSRVRPATLLIAGVAACAALAVVLALRAGPQSPSALWSSLWALPYVAFALALPHLSARYRPLRAWLVAGLVASSCVLPTLWTWHVEAKLRNAEERELSRLGTEANPYLDFRLRVFAEKAQDFAAEGETGVNLLYHSWIESRLAEEGYEARLTIWQNGTALNELRLTQLTDTLPSVVRMMVERHRGLDAPVVQLHTRVEGLHYLLLVPLPGGRTLSVAVPPRSRLAGATALARFLHQEGGSEPGAAVSSLYLVPSDTPAADSLVAEDASRRRVEWHPTENGWRSEAPARYPSGWMHAHLVVRTSSLPMLLIRGVLLTTALLGVLFLMWLTARLISRDLGDLPVLRPERLRSFRSRLTLTLFAFFLLPAGIFSAVAYSAVAREVILSAEAFARSTLEQTVDEISPGTPLWNVVEEVGADLLLYRRGTLEVAPAPEILELGLFDTWLPPSVYLAFAGGDDLEEVDRRRLGQNEYLVGYRRLEGDVVLAAPIALARDDIARRQTQFRDIALLLSLVGAALSVFLSLLVGRALTRPIDELSQAAATIGSGNLQVQLPESRPDEFGSVYRSFNRMATRLRSARAALIRETRRTETIVAEAATGVLALDADADVEMVNPRAAEILGAPLEVGQPLPRTSAPLRAVGEALDRFWRSQETEEAVELEVEGRILRLRMRRLTSGDGPGGAVVALEDVTGEIRSARVLAWGEMARQVAHEIKNPLTPIKLAVQHLRRAYRDRRPDYDEILDRNVESILMEIDRLGEIARAFSRFGTPDSTADRLESIDVASVVEETLTLYRGAGEGIQYSLEVDASHRVRGIARRGELKEVLVNLLENAREAVGESGEIRVSVNGAEHDRVEIAVADTGEGIPPELLTRVFEPHFSTRTSGTGLGLAIVRRMVESWGGEVVAESVAGRGTRVRVLIPRDVGGEEDAVGAEEALKAEDALGEAVDVGGEEDAAGVEGDTSEREDTIE